In Polaribacter sp. Hel_I_88, the following proteins share a genomic window:
- a CDS encoding DUF4998 domain-containing protein, which produces MNNSFKNIVKQIALTLVLIISIIGCNSLSEDDYKKFTEGGEILYSGKLDSVRVFSGDTRVQLTAQLSSDPKVKSYRVYWSNKKDSAVFPVLESQIATEITQIIDGLDENIYNFQIQTFDEEGNSSVPVFAIGRVYGERYRSSLRNRPLLKQDIVASNNTALIEFAPVDLTRGLVETEIEYTDNNNVTQSLTIEAANNEEFVLENFDAGNTFKYRSAFRPDTLSIDTFYTDFTVITPTVPITEAPYFKNASEPFKVGEFSGVRYGTPEDWIHNEGALNHNGFGVYDSNGGGGLFNLVSGYGEPNLVNAKVYQKMRIAAGTYTYTATTKGNNYNGVNDQVYMTAALGETLPDVVDVESSAATLGFERIAGAPRTYSITFTLTDDFTNIAIGLAATNGIDPNNPSASPTNINRYMTFRSFTLTKN; this is translated from the coding sequence ATGAATAATAGCTTTAAAAATATAGTGAAGCAAATCGCATTAACTTTGGTGTTAATAATATCAATAATAGGATGTAATTCATTATCAGAAGACGATTATAAAAAATTTACTGAGGGTGGTGAAATACTATACTCAGGAAAATTAGATTCAGTTAGAGTTTTTTCTGGAGATACTAGAGTACAATTAACTGCACAATTAAGTTCAGATCCAAAAGTAAAATCGTATCGAGTATATTGGTCTAATAAAAAAGATAGTGCTGTTTTTCCTGTTTTAGAAAGTCAAATTGCTACAGAAATTACTCAAATTATTGATGGTTTAGATGAAAATATTTATAATTTTCAAATCCAAACTTTTGATGAAGAGGGTAATAGTTCGGTTCCTGTATTTGCCATAGGTAGAGTTTATGGAGAAAGATATAGAAGTTCTTTAAGAAATAGACCTCTTCTAAAACAAGATATAGTGGCTTCTAATAACACAGCACTTATTGAATTTGCACCTGTAGATTTAACAAGAGGTTTGGTAGAGACTGAAATAGAATATACGGATAATAATAATGTAACGCAATCTTTAACAATAGAAGCTGCCAATAATGAGGAATTTGTGTTGGAAAATTTTGATGCTGGTAATACTTTCAAATATAGATCTGCATTTAGGCCAGATACTTTAAGTATCGATACATTTTACACAGATTTTACAGTAATAACACCTACTGTTCCAATTACAGAAGCACCATATTTTAAGAACGCATCAGAGCCTTTTAAGGTTGGCGAATTTAGCGGTGTCCGTTATGGAACACCGGAAGATTGGATACATAATGAAGGAGCCTTAAACCATAATGGTTTTGGTGTATATGATAGTAATGGTGGTGGTGGACTATTTAATTTAGTAAGTGGTTATGGTGAGCCTAATTTGGTAAATGCTAAAGTGTACCAAAAAATGCGTATAGCTGCAGGTACCTATACTTATACAGCTACAACAAAAGGTAATAATTACAACGGTGTAAATGATCAAGTATACATGACTGCTGCTTTGGGTGAAACTCTTCCGGATGTAGTAGATGTAGAATCTTCTGCTGCCACTTTAGGTTTCGAAAGAATTGCTGGCGCTCCAAGAACATATTCTATAACTTTTACGCTAACTGATGATTTTACTAATATTGCAATTGGTTTAGCAGCGACAAATGGTATAGATCCTAATAATCCTAGTGCCTCACCAACTAATATAAATAGGTATATGACATTTAGATCATTTACATTAACAAAAAATTAA